AGGGATTGAGAGAGGGGAAAAAGCTGAGCCACCCGGAGGGGGGACCTAGCACGCAAGCAGCATGTGGCCCAACACTGGAACCAAGCATCCCGGCTCCGGGCGCACCGTCTCAGGGATTCCCCAGGGACAAGTCCGGCCCCTTGTCCTCAAGGCTCTACCGACGTAGGGACCAATAGAACCCGGTGCGGTGGAGCTATTGTGAAGGAGCAAAAAACTGCCCTGGTTCTAAGAGGACGTCTTGGGGGAAGTGACGGCTGAGTTGAGGTGGATCTGGCTGGCGATGGAAGGTTCGAGCCATATAAACCTGGGAACCCGGAGCCTTTGACGACATTGTTCCCCGAAGGCCCGGAGTCTGCGGACTCTTTAAGAAGGGAGGCGGGGGTGGTGGCAGCTGGCGGAAGTGACGGTAGGGGTGGGGCCGCTAGAGCGGCGGAAGTCGGAAGCAGAGGTCCAAATTGCGCGTGGTGGCCATGGCGGCGAGCGGGGCTGTGGAACCCGGGCCCCCGGGGGCTGCTGTCGCCCCCTCGCCCGCCCTGGCCCCGCCGCCCGCCCCTGATCACTTGTTCCGGCCCATCAGCGCCGAGGACGAGGAGCAGCAGCCCACCGAGATCGAATCGCTATGCATGAACTGTTACTGCAATGTGAGGCGGGGGGGTAGGGCTTGGGCCGGGACGAGCCGGGGGTTGGACCCAGCCAGGTGGGCCTTGCCGGGGACCCCGAGACGCACCCCGAGATAGTAGGGCGGGGAACGGGagttccattgattttttttccttcgcTGCTTTCTGCTTCACCAGGGCATGACGCGCCTCCTGCTCACCAAGATTCCCTTCTTCAGAGAAATAATCGTGAGCTCCTTTTCCTGCGAGCACTGTGGCTGGAACAACACGGAGATCCAGTCGGCAGGCAGGGTCCAGGACCAGGGAGTACGATACACTTTGACCGTCAGGGCTCCGGAGGTGAGAGGACCTTGGAGCAGGTACCTCAGTATTCTAGAGGGAGACTGGGGACTGGGGTCAGAGCTCGGGTCCAGGCGGTCTGATCTTAAATAAATTCCCCTATGTCTCCTAGCCTtagtttcttttgtaaaatggtaCTGGTGTTGTCATCAGCTCAGGTGAGATAAGATTTGTGAAAATGCTTCGTAAATGTCTGAGCGTATGAAATGAGCAGTAGTTGTTATGAATAGTATTCTCACCATTTGGACAGCCTGGCTCACACCACCTGTACTATTTGAAAGGAGCAGTCTGGACCCTGTGGAGTGGTGAGAGGGAGAGACAGCTGGGCTGGGGTCTGATGGAAAGGGGACAGTCTGGTTATTACTTGAGGAGaagctgttctgcagcctctttGTACTGAACGTATTCCTTTCTGCCCAGGACATGAATAGAGAAGTGGTGAAGACTGACTCTGCTACCACAAGGATTCCTGAGCTAGATTTTGAAATTCCTGCCTTTAGCCAGAAAGGAGGTAAGTTTAAAATCAGAGTATTTGGGCTATTCACATGTAGCCAGAATCTTACCCTCTTTCTTGCAAACCCCCTGGTGCCAGGTCTAATGGTTTGTGTATGGGTTCTACCATGTAATCATTGTGATTTTCATTGGTTTATCATGAGTAGAAAGCTTAGGTCAAACAGCTCGAGATGGTAGAAAGTAATGGTAATACCATAGTGTGTTTATTATAGAATTTTAGCATCACTGTTATCAGACATGAATGGAACCTTGCACCTGGCcttctcattttatggatgaggaaattaAGACCCAGAGAGTTCAAGTGAATTGCCCAGGCACTTGATAGCAGAGCTAAGGCTAAGTCACacttgtcttttgttgttgttcacaaGCTCTGACCACTGTTGAAGGATTGATCACCCGTGCTATCTCTGGCCTGGAGCAGGACCAGCCTGCACGAAGGGTAAGCTGGGGTTTTCTGATTGTAGCGGCTCAAGGAATAATTGCTTATATGTGTCTGACTATGGAGTGTCCCATGTGTCTGAATAGTCTCTGACTAAATTTTGGAAACTTGCTAGGTAAGCATATGGTGGTGCTGGAGCTGCTAGGATGTTGCATATGTTGTAATTATTGTCTTTTCCACTTCCCTCTCTCAGTATATATTCAGGCCTCATCAGACAGACGATATAACGTTACCTCTGAAGAGCTTTTCCTAATCCCCTTGGGTTATCTGTGTTTCCTGAGTATTCTGTTGCattcttatatttattatgaCAAGTAATATAGTTGCATACTATAACTGCATACTATAACTGCATCTTTAGTTATTTGTATCCTTAATTGACTGGGGAGTCCCATGAGAGGACTgatatatttactattatatcTCTAACATGGCATGAGTGGCTGGGCTAAATGGTTGAATgagtgagaaaaatgaggcttgcCTGTCACCACCTGTCAACTTCAGGCTTGTTTGCTACATCTCATTATGAAGCCTGAAGTTTCCACTCACACTGAGACAGGTGGTGACTTCCTAATGGAAGTAACATGGGCATGACGAGGGGCAGGGCATAAGTACAGGGCTGATGCTTTACTCTCTGTTCACGGCAGGCAAACAAAGATGCTACAGCTGAAAGAATTGATGAGTTCATTGTCAAACTGAAGGAGCTAAAGCAAGTAGCCTCCCCTTTCACTCTGGTGAGTATTGAGAGACTGGAGTTGCCCTCGATTAGGGGAGGAAGGACTATTAAGACTGCTGGGATTTTCCACTGTGGTGCCTGAGTGGTCTGATAGTAGGTGATGTAGGATTGTTTATGATTTCCTTTTGCAATGATTCTCTCTTCACCCATTTGTTAGATCATTGATGATCCCTCAGGGAACAGCTTTGTGGAAAACCCACATGCTCCTCAGAAAGATGATTCCCTGGTGATCACACACTACAACCGGACCCAACATCAGAAAGAGATGCTGGGGCTCCAAGTAAGTGGACTAAAGGATCCAGAAGAATGCTCTGGAATTATCGCACACTCTGGATTGCTTGGAGTCAGTGGAACTTactttgctgctgctgctctgtgtGCCCTATCTCAGCTTGTTTGTGCTTCTCATCTTGCTCATGTCCAGGACTTGGGTAAACTTCACAGAAAGGATGGCAGTGGCTGTGATCCTATCTTAAGCCCTGTTCTTCCCTTGGTTGGGGCTTTACTTTGTGGTTTCTCTAACTGATGAGGTGGCACCTGACATAAGTGAGCCAGAGCATTTTCTTCCACTCCAGGGCAGGGTGTTGGGGACACTGAGTTATACCTGCCAACTTGCGATGTGCATCTTTGCTATTTTAGGAAGAAGCACCAGCAGAGAAGCCAGAAGAGGAAGATCTCAGAAATGAAGTGAGTCACATTGGCTACTGGTGAGGAAGGAGCAGAGCTATGGGCTGAGACTGATGCTGTTCAGCATCTGTCTTCCTTGTCACCAACATAGATGACCACCAGCATACCAACTGAGTGTCTTTAGCCTGAACATCCCATCGGGGAGGGCTCACCCTTTGTCCCCATGTTGTGTTCCAGGTGCTCCAGTTCAACACAAACTGCCCAGAATGCAATGCCCCTGCCCAGACCAACATGAAGCTAGTACGTATCTTTTGCCAAGCAGTTGGGTTGCTCTTCCTCTGACTCAGGCAGGAAGATTATAATTAGGCTGGGAGCATCCCTTTCAAGGAAAGCACATGCGTTATACCCAGTAATAAGGAGGATATTATCTTTGATTAGACTGTGTACCTTGGGTTCAAAGAGAAAATTAGGCCATGGTCACTAGACTGTGTGTATGTGGTCTGAGCCATGCCTTCAAATGTGTGAACAGGGATCGCCATGGGTTGGGAACTTGCCCTCTTCTGGAGCACTCTGTGGGCTGCCTCTTGTGAATATTTCCTGCAGTTCTGGGACCAGCATATGTTTGTGTGGGGTTTGGCTTTGTTTTTCCCCAGATGGTGGTTCTGTTCACCTGGATGTAGATTTCCTTAACTCCGTTTTCCAGAAATCCCTCACTTTAAGGAGGTTATCATCATGGCTACCAACTGCGAGAACTGTG
The genomic region above belongs to Papio anubis isolate 15944 chromosome 12, Panubis1.0, whole genome shotgun sequence and contains:
- the ZPR1 gene encoding zinc finger protein ZPR1; this encodes MAASGAVEPGPPGAAVAPSPALAPPPAPDHLFRPISAEDEEQQPTEIESLCMNCYCNGMTRLLLTKIPFFREIIVSSFSCEHCGWNNTEIQSAGRVQDQGVRYTLTVRAPEDMNREVVKTDSATTRIPELDFEIPAFSQKGALTTVEGLITRAISGLEQDQPARRANKDATAERIDEFIVKLKELKQVASPFTLIIDDPSGNSFVENPHAPQKDDSLVITHYNRTQHQKEMLGLQEEAPAEKPEEEDLRNEVLQFNTNCPECNAPAQTNMKLVQIPHFKEVIIMATNCENCGHRTNEVKSGGAVEPLGTRITLHITDPSDMTRDLLKSETCSVEIPELEFELGMAVLGGKFTTLEGLLKDIRELVTKNPFTLGDSSNPCQKERLQEFSQKMDQIIEGNMKAHFIMDDPAGNSYLQNVYAPEDDPEMKVERYKRTFDQNEELGLNDMKTEGYEAGLASQR